A section of the Candidatus Aminicenantes bacterium genome encodes:
- a CDS encoding cyclic 2,3-diphosphoglycerate synthase, which produces MKKVIIMGAAGRDFHNFNTYFRDNPNFQVVAFTATQIPDIEGRKYPAVLAGKLYPDGIPIYAEEELDSLIRKFAVTKVYFSYSDVAHLDVMHKASQVQAAGASFVLLGPKDTMVKSEKPVVSVCAVRTGCGKSQTSRKVANILKAKGRRVAAIRHPMPYGDLAKQKVQRFAELADLDKHECTIEEREEYEPHIMAGIIIYAGVDYEAILREAEKEADVILWDGGNNDFPFYKSDLEIVVADPLRPGHEMLYYPGETNFRRAQVIVLNKMDSATPEGVEQVLANVRKFNPAAIVIKANSALIIKDAEQIRGKRVLVIEDGPTVTHGGMGYGAGYVAAMKFGAASVVDPRPAAVGSIKATFEKYNHLEKVLPAMGYGEKQVRELAATIERIDCDLIVSGTPIDLNRLFKPKQTMLAVGYELEEIGSPTLEDVLAKF; this is translated from the coding sequence ATGAAAAAAGTGATCATCATGGGCGCCGCAGGGCGCGATTTCCACAACTTCAACACCTACTTCCGCGACAACCCCAATTTCCAGGTCGTCGCCTTCACCGCCACCCAGATCCCCGACATCGAAGGCCGCAAGTACCCCGCGGTTCTGGCCGGCAAGCTCTACCCCGACGGCATCCCCATCTACGCCGAGGAAGAGCTCGATTCCCTGATCCGCAAGTTCGCCGTCACCAAGGTCTATTTCTCCTACAGCGACGTGGCCCACCTGGACGTCATGCACAAGGCCAGCCAGGTCCAGGCGGCCGGAGCGTCGTTCGTCCTGCTCGGCCCCAAGGACACTATGGTCAAGAGCGAGAAGCCCGTCGTATCCGTCTGCGCCGTGCGCACCGGCTGCGGCAAGAGCCAGACCTCGCGCAAGGTGGCCAACATCCTCAAGGCCAAGGGCCGCCGGGTGGCCGCCATCCGCCACCCCATGCCCTACGGCGATTTGGCCAAGCAGAAAGTCCAGCGCTTCGCCGAGCTGGCCGACCTCGACAAGCACGAGTGCACGATCGAGGAGCGGGAGGAGTACGAACCCCACATCATGGCCGGCATCATCATCTACGCCGGCGTCGATTACGAAGCCATCCTGCGGGAAGCCGAGAAGGAAGCCGACGTCATCCTCTGGGACGGCGGCAACAACGACTTCCCCTTCTACAAGTCCGACCTGGAGATCGTCGTGGCCGACCCGCTCCGGCCGGGCCACGAGATGCTGTACTACCCCGGCGAGACCAATTTCCGCCGGGCCCAGGTCATCGTCCTGAACAAGATGGACTCGGCCACCCCCGAGGGCGTCGAACAGGTCCTGGCCAACGTCCGCAAGTTCAACCCGGCCGCCATCGTCATCAAGGCCAATTCGGCCCTGATCATCAAGGACGCCGAGCAGATCCGCGGCAAGCGGGTGCTGGTCATCGAGGACGGCCCGACTGTAACCCACGGCGGCATGGGCTACGGGGCCGGCTATGTGGCCGCCATGAAATTCGGCGCCGCCTCCGTCGTCGATCCGCGCCCGGCCGCGGTCGGCAGCATCAAGGCGACTTTCGAGAAGTACAACCACCTGGAAAAAGTTTTACCGGCCATGGGCTACGGCGAGAAGCAGGTCCGCGAGCTGGCCGCCACGATCGAGCGCATCGACTGCGACCTGATCGTCAGCGGCACCCCGATCGACCTCAACCGGCTTTTCAAGCCCAAGCAGACGATGCTGGCGGTCGGCTACGAGCTGGAAGAGATCGGCTCGCCGACGCTGGAAGACGTCCTGGCGAAGTTCTAA